TCGCCGCCGGCGGCAAGGCCATCGGCACCACCGGCCGCGGCATCGGCCCGGCCTACGAGGACAAAGTCGCCCGTCGCAGCGTGCGCGTGGCCGACCTGATGTACCCGCACGAGCTGCCGGCGCTGCTGAAGACCGCCGTCGAATACCACAACTTCATCCTCACCCAGTGGCTGAAGGCCGAGCCGGTCGATTACGACGCCGTGCTGAAGGACGCGCTGGCCTGGGGCGAGTACATCCGCCCGCTGGTCGACGACGTCGCCACCATCCTGCACGACGTGCGTCGCGACGGCGGCAACATCCTGTACGAAGGCGCGCAGGGTGCGCTGCTCGACATCGACCATGGCACCTATCCCTACGTCACCTCGTCCAACACCACCATCGGCGGCGCTCTGGCTGGCACCGGTGTGGGCGTGGGCGACATCGACTACGTGCTGGGCATCTGCAAGGCCTACGCCACTCGCGTCGGCAGCGGCCCGTTTCCCACCGAGCTCAACGACGACATGGGCGAACTGCTGCGCGAGAAGGGCAACGAGTTCGGCGCCAGCACCGGTCGCCCGCGCCGCTGCGGCTGGATCGACCTGGTGGCGCTCAAGCGCGCCACCCAGATCAACGGCATCAACGGCCTGGCCGTCACCAAGCTCGACGTGCTCGACGGCCTGGCCACGGTCAAGGTCTGCATCGCCTACGAATACCGCGGCAAGCGCCGCGAACTGGCGCCGCTCGACGCGGACGGCTGGGACGAGTGCAAGCCGGTCTATCTGGAATTCCCCGGCTGGCAGGAATCCACCGCGGGCATCCGCGACTGGAACCAGTTGCCGCCCGCCGCGCGCGCCTACCTGCGTGCGGTCGAGGAACTCTCCGGCTGCAAACTGGCTCTGGTCGCCACCGGTGCCGACCGCGACGACACCATCAGCCTGGACGATCCGTTCGCCTGATCGCCACCGCTCCACGACACCACGCGAGAGGCCCCGCCACGCGGGGCCTCTTCGTTTCCGCCATCGGCACGATTCATCCTCCGGAGTCACCTTCGTTGCGCCCGACGCGCTCACCCACCGGCAGACTCAGCGTTTCCTTGATCTCTTCCATCACGATGTAGCTTTTCGAGTCGCGCACGTTCGGCAAGGTCAGCAAGGTGTTGCCGAGCAGCTTGCGGTACGAGGCCATGCCCGAGATGCGCGCCTTGATCAGGTAGTCGAACGCGCCCGAGACGAGGTGGCATTCCAGCACGTTGGGCAGGCGCAGCGCGGCGTTGCGGAACTCCTCGAAGATGTCGCCCGACTTGTAGGCCAGGCTGATCTCCACGAACACCAGCAGGCCGGCGCCGACCAGGTGCGGGTCGAGCCGCGCGTGGTAGCCGGTGATCACGCCGTCGCGTTCCAGCCGGCGCACACGCTCGGTGCACGGCGTGGTGGACAGGCCGACCCGCTCGCCCAGTTCGGTGAACGAGATGCGCCCTTCGTCCTGCAGCACGCGGAGGATCTTCCGGTCGATTTTGTCGAATTCCTGCCGCTTCGCTACCATATGCCCACCATGGATTGCCGATTTGGCAGCGATATTACCTGCGATATAGGCAAAAGACAGAGAACAAGCCTGATGGATCGTTTCTATACTCGCTGGCTGTCATTCCTGCGGTCGGCCCGCAGGCCATCGTCGGAAGGGGAGCGTAATGCGGGTACTGATTCTGGGCAGCGGCGTGATCGGAACGTGCAGCGCGTGGTACCTGGCGCGCGCCGGTTTCGAGGTGACCGTGGTGGACCGCGAAAGCGCGCCGGCGCGCGAAACCAGCTTCGCCAACGCGGGCCAGATCTCGCCCGGTTATGCCTCGCCGTGGGCCGCCCCCGGCGTGCCGCTGAAGGCGCTGAAGTGGCTGTTCATGCGCCACGCGCCGCTGGCGATCCGGCCCGGCCTCGATCCGCAGCAGTACCTGTGGTTGCTGCAGATGCTGCGCAACTGCACCGCGAGTCGCTACGCCATCAACAAGGCGCGCATGGTGCGCCTGTCCGAATACAGCCGTGACTGCATGGACGAACTGCGCGCCGAGACCGGGCTGGATTACGAAGGCCGCCAGCTCGGCACCGTGCAGTTGTTCCGCACCCAGGCGCAACTGGATGACGCGGCCAAGGACATCGCCGTGCTCAAGCAGTACGGTGTGCCGTACGAGCTGCTCGACCGCGCCGGCATCGTGCGGGTGGAACCGGCGCTGGCCGGGGTGGTCGACCAGCTCAGCGGCGCGCTGCGCCTGCCGAACGACCAGACCGGCGACTGTGAACTGTTCACCCGCCTGCTCGCCGCGCGGGCGCAGGAGATGGGCGTCGAGTTCCGCTTCGGCGCCACCGTGGAAAAGCTCGAGCACGACGGCGGCCGCCTCAGCGGCGTGCGCATCGATGGCAAGCTCGAACGCGCCGACCGCTACGTGCTGGCGCTGGGCAGCTACTCCACGCAGTTGCTGGCGCCGCTGGGCATCCGCCTACCGGTGTACCCGCTGAAGGGTTACTCGCTGACCCTGCCGATCACCGACCCGGCGCTGGCGCCCACCTCGACCATCCTCGACGAAACCTACAAGGTGGCGGTGACCCGTTTCGACCAGCGCATCCGCGTCGGCGGCATGGCCGAGGTGTCCGGCTTCGACCTGTCGCTGTCGCCGCGCCGCCGCGCCACCCTGGAAAAAGTGGTCGGCGACCTGTACCCGCATGGCGGCGACCTGAGCCACTCCACCTTCTGGACCGGCCTGCGCCCGGCCACTCCCGACGGCACGCCGGTGGTCGGCGCGACCCGGCTGGACAACCTCTACCTCAACACCGGCCACGGTACCCTGGGCTGGACCATGGCCTGCGGTTCCGGGCGCTACCTGGCCGACCTGATCGCTGGGCGCAAGCCGCAGATCAGCAGCGAGGGCCTGGACATCTCGCGCTACAGTAGCCGCTCCGCTGCGGGAGCCCATGCCTGATGCGCCCGGCCCGCGCCCTGATCGACCTGGCCGCCTTGCGCCACAACTACCGCCTCGCGCGCGAGCTGGGCGGGCGCAAGGCGCTGGCCGTGGTCAAGGCCGACGCCTACGGTCACGGCGCCGTGCGCTGCGCGCAGGCGCTGGAAGCGGAGGCCGACGGGTTCGGCGTGGCCTGCATCGAGGAGGCGCTGGAACTGCGCGAAGCCGGCATCCGCGCGCCGATCCTGCTGCTGGAAGGTTTCTTCGAGGCCGACGAGCTGGCGCTGATCGACGCCCATGACCTGTGGTTTGTGGTGCAGGCCGGGTGGCAGGTCGACGCGATCGCGCGCGCGCGCCCGGCCAAGCCGTTCACGATCTGGCTGAAGCTCGATTCGGGCATGCACCGGCTCGGCCTGGCCGCAGCGGACTACCGCGCCAGCCTGCAGCGTCTGCAGGCCATGCCGCAGGTGCGCGAGGTGGTGGCGATGACCCACTTTGCCCGCGCCGACGAGCTGGACTGCGAACGCACTACCGAGCAGCAGGCGCTGTTCCACCAGGTGTGCGACGAGCTGCACCTGCCCAGCAGCCTCAGCAATTCCCCCGCGCTGCTCGGCTGGCCCGAGACGCAGGGCGAGTGGGCGCGACCGGGCCTGATGCTGTACGGCGCCACGCCGTTCGCCGGCGCGCACCCGGTCGCCGATCGCCTGCGCCCGGTGATGACGGTGGAGTCGAAGGTGATCGGCGTGCGCGAACTGCCGCCCGGCGAACCGATCGGCTACGGCGCCCGCTTCGTCACCCAGCGCCCCAGCCGCATCGGCGTCGTCGCGATGGGTTACGCCGACGGCTACCCCCAGTTCGCCCCCAACGGTACCCCGGCCACCATCGACGGCCGCCCCGGCGAACTGGTCGGCCGCGTGTCGATGGACATGCTCACCGTCGACCTCACCGACCATCCTGCCGCCGGCCTCGGCAGCCGCATCGAGCTGTGGGGCAAACAGGTCCCGGTCAGCGAACTGGCGCTGCACAGCGAAAGCAGCGCGTACCAGCTGCTGTGCGGGCTGAAGCGCGTGCCGCGCAGCTACGTCGACGCGTGAATGCTCTGCTCCTCCCCCTGCGTGCAGGGGGAGGCTGGCGCCGCAGGGAGTCCTTTAGGTGCGGGGGTCAAGCTCTTGATCTCCAGAACACATCGATCTCGCTCCCTGCGACCCATCGCTGCCACCATCGCGGCATGGACCAGCCAAGGGGGAACGCCATGACCGCACTCACCGAGCGCTTCAGCCGCGCCGTCGACTACGCCCGCATCGCCCACGCTACCCAGCTGCGCAAGGGCTCGAACATCCCGTACCTCTACCACCTGCTTGGCGTCGCCAGCTTGGTGATCGAGTTCGGCGGCAGCGAGGATCAGGCTATCGCCGGCCTGCTGCACGACACCATCGAGGATGGCGGTACCGTGCACGAGGCGGCAATTCGCGCGCAATTCGGCGCTGCCGTCGCCAACATCGTCAGGGACTGCACCGACGGCACCGCTGAAGGCAAGGCCAGCCACACCGATCCCGAGGCCAAACGCCGCGACTGGCTCGAGCGCAAGCTCGCCTACCTCGCGCACCTGCGGCAGTCACCGGACGCCACCCTGCTGGTCAGTGCCTGCGACAAGCTGCACAACGCTCGCGCCATCGTGCAGGACCTCGAAGATCCCGAGATCGGCACCCGCGTGTTCGACCGCTTCACCGGCGGCCGCGACGGCACGCTCGGCTACTACCAGGCGCTGGCGGAAATCTTTTCGGCACGTGGAGTCAAGGCGGCCAGGGTGCTCGACACCACGGTGGACTGGATGCACGAATTGGCTGGGGCGGAGCGGCGTGCGGCGTTGCCCTTCAGCACGCCTGCCGGATGAAGTGACCGCTGCCGCCGTGACGCCACTGCCGGCTTGACGAAAAGAGCCCCGCAAGCGGGGCTCCTTCGTTTTTACGCAGTTGCCAGCTCAGTGCTGCGCGTTCGCGCTGGCGCTGGCGTTGCCGTCGGCCTGTGCCGAGGTGGAAACGCCGCTGCGCGCCGAACCGTGGGCACTGGCCTGACCGCTGGCTTGGCCGCTGGCGTTGGCGGAGCCGTTGCCATGGGTCGAATCGGCATTGGCGGTGGTGCTGCCCTGGGTTGCGCCCGAACCGGACACGTCGACCGACTTGTCCCCGGCGCTGCGCGCGGCGCCGGAAGCGTCCGACAGCAGCCCCGGCTTCGAAGCGGTTTCGCTGCCCGATGAAGTGCCCGAATCAGCCGAGGTAGCCTGCGACGCGTTGCCGGCGTTGCCGGCGACAGCCGTGCCGAGCGAACCGGCGCCCTGGGTGGACTGCGCGCCGGAGGCCGACGCCTGCTGCGCCGTACTCATGGCGGTGTGGGCCGAACCAGCGGCTTCGCCTTCAGCGCTC
This genomic stretch from Rhodanobacter thiooxydans harbors:
- a CDS encoding adenylosuccinate synthase, yielding MGKSVVILGAQWGDEGKGKIVDLLTERVSAVARFQGGHNAGHTLVIKGKKTVLHLIPSGILREDALCLIGNGVVLSPAALMTEIAELEANGVEVRSRVKISPATPLIMPYHIAVDKAREIAAGGKAIGTTGRGIGPAYEDKVARRSVRVADLMYPHELPALLKTAVEYHNFILTQWLKAEPVDYDAVLKDALAWGEYIRPLVDDVATILHDVRRDGGNILYEGAQGALLDIDHGTYPYVTSSNTTIGGALAGTGVGVGDIDYVLGICKAYATRVGSGPFPTELNDDMGELLREKGNEFGASTGRPRRCGWIDLVALKRATQINGINGLAVTKLDVLDGLATVKVCIAYEYRGKRRELAPLDADGWDECKPVYLEFPGWQESTAGIRDWNQLPPAARAYLRAVEELSGCKLALVATGADRDDTISLDDPFA
- a CDS encoding winged helix-turn-helix transcriptional regulator, which translates into the protein MVAKRQEFDKIDRKILRVLQDEGRISFTELGERVGLSTTPCTERVRRLERDGVITGYHARLDPHLVGAGLLVFVEISLAYKSGDIFEEFRNAALRLPNVLECHLVSGAFDYLIKARISGMASYRKLLGNTLLTLPNVRDSKSYIVMEEIKETLSLPVGERVGRNEGDSGG
- a CDS encoding D-amino acid dehydrogenase, which gives rise to MRVLILGSGVIGTCSAWYLARAGFEVTVVDRESAPARETSFANAGQISPGYASPWAAPGVPLKALKWLFMRHAPLAIRPGLDPQQYLWLLQMLRNCTASRYAINKARMVRLSEYSRDCMDELRAETGLDYEGRQLGTVQLFRTQAQLDDAAKDIAVLKQYGVPYELLDRAGIVRVEPALAGVVDQLSGALRLPNDQTGDCELFTRLLAARAQEMGVEFRFGATVEKLEHDGGRLSGVRIDGKLERADRYVLALGSYSTQLLAPLGIRLPVYPLKGYSLTLPITDPALAPTSTILDETYKVAVTRFDQRIRVGGMAEVSGFDLSLSPRRRATLEKVVGDLYPHGGDLSHSTFWTGLRPATPDGTPVVGATRLDNLYLNTGHGTLGWTMACGSGRYLADLIAGRKPQISSEGLDISRYSSRSAAGAHA
- the alr gene encoding alanine racemase, which translates into the protein MRPARALIDLAALRHNYRLARELGGRKALAVVKADAYGHGAVRCAQALEAEADGFGVACIEEALELREAGIRAPILLLEGFFEADELALIDAHDLWFVVQAGWQVDAIARARPAKPFTIWLKLDSGMHRLGLAAADYRASLQRLQAMPQVREVVAMTHFARADELDCERTTEQQALFHQVCDELHLPSSLSNSPALLGWPETQGEWARPGLMLYGATPFAGAHPVADRLRPVMTVESKVIGVRELPPGEPIGYGARFVTQRPSRIGVVAMGYADGYPQFAPNGTPATIDGRPGELVGRVSMDMLTVDLTDHPAAGLGSRIELWGKQVPVSELALHSESSAYQLLCGLKRVPRSYVDA
- a CDS encoding HD domain-containing protein is translated as MTALTERFSRAVDYARIAHATQLRKGSNIPYLYHLLGVASLVIEFGGSEDQAIAGLLHDTIEDGGTVHEAAIRAQFGAAVANIVRDCTDGTAEGKASHTDPEAKRRDWLERKLAYLAHLRQSPDATLLVSACDKLHNARAIVQDLEDPEIGTRVFDRFTGGRDGTLGYYQALAEIFSARGVKAARVLDTTVDWMHELAGAERRAALPFSTPAG